TTTTTGGGGATCTCCGTTCCCATGTAAGACTTGACATTAATATAGCCTCATTATATCATAAAAACATTAAAATGACGATAAAAGATGTCTGGGGACAATATGGCGAAGAACTGCACAGGGTAGAATTACAGATACAGGAAAATCTGAAATCTGATGTATCCCTTATAAAAACAGTGGGCAGGCATATCCTTCAGAGTGGAGGTAAGAGGTTAAGACCACTCCTTGTTATACTCAGCTCAAAACTCTGTGGATATAAAGGCGAATCCGACTCCCTCCTTGCAAGTATCGTTGAGTTTATCCACACCGCCTCTTTACTCCATGATGATGTAGTTGATGGAGCGAGATTTAGAAGAGGCAAACCTGTAGCACATTCGGTATGGGGAAATCAAACGAGTATACTCGTAGGTGATTATTTGTATTCAAAAGCGCTGAATCTGGCTGTCAATATGAAGAATCAGCGCATTATGGATACACTGTCAGAGACAACAATGGCAATGAGCGAAGGTGAAGTATTCCAGCTCATGAAGTTAAGTGATCCCGATATTTCAGAGGAAGACTACCTGAATATTATTAAGGCAAAAACAGCACTTCTTATGTCTGCATCTTGCAGAATCGGTGCTATAATCTCAAAGGTTAATTCTTTTCTGGAAGAAGCAATAGCAGGTTATGGTTTTTATTTAGGAATGGCATTCCAGCTTGCAGACGACATCCTCGATTACAAGGCTGATGAGACGAAGCTTGGTAAGTCTCTCGGTAAGGATATAGAGGAAGGAAAGATTACCCTTCCTCTTATTTGTCTCCTTCGAAATGGAACTCAGAAAGAGATAAAAACGATAAAGGATATTATTACTTCAGAAAAGTTTAACAAGAACGCCCTCAGGTATATTATCAGATTGATGGAAAGATACAGATGCCTGCATTACTCATTTAATATGGCTAAGGGGTTCATCGAGCAGGCAAAAGAACAGATTAGTATCTTTGATCGGTGCGACGCCAAAGATTCCCTTTTTGCCATTGCAGACTATGTGATCTCAAG
Above is a genomic segment from Nitrospirota bacterium containing:
- a CDS encoding polyprenyl synthetase family protein, producing the protein MTIKDVWGQYGEELHRVELQIQENLKSDVSLIKTVGRHILQSGGKRLRPLLVILSSKLCGYKGESDSLLASIVEFIHTASLLHDDVVDGARFRRGKPVAHSVWGNQTSILVGDYLYSKALNLAVNMKNQRIMDTLSETTMAMSEGEVFQLMKLSDPDISEEDYLNIIKAKTALLMSASCRIGAIISKVNSFLEEAIAGYGFYLGMAFQLADDILDYKADETKLGKSLGKDIEEGKITLPLICLLRNGTQKEIKTIKDIITSEKFNKNALRYIIRLMERYRCLHYSFNMAKGFIEQAKEQISIFDRCDAKDSLFAIADYVISRER